Proteins encoded by one window of Aulosira sp. FACHB-615:
- the cobM gene encoding precorrin-4 C(11)-methyltransferase, which yields METQLNLIKLAVYIVGAGPGDPDLLTVKAQKLLSRADVILFADALVPEQILNLCRPDAEIIPTADKTLEEIVSLMVERVRSQQKSLVRLHSGDPSLYSAIHEQMQMLAEADIPFEVVPGISAFQAAAAKLKVELTVPGLVQTIILTRISGRTEVPSTEELTSLAAHQASLCLYLSARHVENAQAKLLEHYPSDTPVAICFRLGWPDEKIRVVPLNKMAECTKTENLIRTTLYVISPALKATDGRSHLYNPEYNHLFRA from the coding sequence ATGGAAACTCAACTAAATTTAATCAAACTAGCAGTTTACATTGTGGGGGCAGGGCCGGGAGACCCAGATTTATTAACGGTTAAAGCGCAAAAACTCCTTTCTAGGGCAGATGTAATTTTATTTGCTGATGCTTTAGTTCCCGAACAAATATTAAATCTGTGCCGCCCAGATGCGGAAATTATTCCGACTGCGGATAAGACTTTGGAAGAAATTGTATCGCTGATGGTGGAACGGGTGCGATCGCAGCAAAAATCTCTTGTTCGTCTCCACTCTGGCGACCCCAGTCTTTACAGTGCTATTCACGAACAAATGCAAATGCTGGCTGAGGCGGATATCCCCTTTGAAGTCGTCCCAGGAATTAGCGCCTTTCAAGCCGCCGCCGCCAAACTCAAGGTAGAGTTAACAGTCCCCGGTTTAGTTCAAACTATCATCTTGACGCGCATTAGTGGACGTACTGAAGTCCCAAGCACAGAAGAGTTAACCAGCCTCGCCGCCCATCAAGCTAGTTTATGCCTATATTTAAGTGCGCGTCACGTCGAAAATGCCCAAGCCAAATTACTCGAACATTACCCCAGCGATACACCTGTGGCGATTTGCTTTCGGCTAGGTTGGCCTGATGAAAAAATTCGCGTGGTTCCCCTTAACAAAATGGCGGAATGCACCAAAACAGAAAATCTGATTCGCACCACACTTTATGTAATTAGTCCCGCACTGAAAGCAACAGATGGGCGATCGCACTTGTACAATCCTGAATATAATCATTTATTTCGTGCTTAA